Proteins encoded within one genomic window of Bacillus thuringiensis:
- a CDS encoding YjzD family protein → MRFIWALIWSFLLVHMMSYVIGSMTGGTYDFNQASIFSVVLAVLVLAISAAIPNEPVEQH, encoded by the coding sequence ATGCGTTTCATTTGGGCATTAATTTGGTCGTTCTTGCTTGTACATATGATGAGCTACGTAATCGGCTCTATGACTGGCGGTACATACGATTTTAACCAAGCGTCTATTTTCTCAGTTGTTCTTGCAGTATTAGTACTAGCAATTTCAGCTGCAATTCCAAACGAGCCAGTAGAACAACACTAA
- a CDS encoding hydrolase, translated as MSITERFFYLEKEPCVIYLPEKPNGFSVMLLGDYNYFIENGTSLWTQHAGRSYFLHGLIEEGYTVFSSNLYGRHWGNDQSVRLAKRLYDVVLRKETLNAKMHIMADGMGALVALEMMNKYPECIRSVIMLNPCLDLPEYVEFEKEHKFFYKRLVKELSLAYDSKEEELESKINKKSFTLLPSCVPVKVFVSTQEKRGRKQLLRKYEKMRQFNQCDTSVLFHLQDVKYKMVRQTTDFFKKYEEEL; from the coding sequence ATGAGTATTACGGAACGTTTTTTTTACTTAGAAAAAGAACCATGTGTTATTTATTTACCGGAGAAGCCAAATGGATTTTCTGTCATGCTTCTTGGTGATTACAACTATTTTATTGAGAATGGTACAAGTTTATGGACACAGCATGCGGGTAGATCTTATTTTTTACATGGCCTTATTGAGGAAGGCTATACGGTCTTTTCTTCTAATTTATACGGAAGACATTGGGGAAATGATCAATCTGTTCGTCTAGCAAAACGCCTATATGACGTTGTTTTGAGAAAAGAGACATTGAATGCGAAAATGCACATTATGGCAGATGGTATGGGGGCACTTGTAGCACTTGAAATGATGAACAAATATCCTGAATGTATACGCTCTGTCATTATGCTAAATCCGTGTTTAGATTTACCAGAATATGTGGAGTTTGAGAAAGAGCATAAGTTTTTTTACAAGAGACTCGTGAAGGAATTAAGTTTAGCGTATGATTCCAAAGAAGAAGAATTAGAATCCAAAATAAATAAGAAATCATTTACGCTTCTTCCATCCTGTGTACCTGTTAAAGTTTTCGTATCAACACAAGAAAAAAGAGGTAGAAAACAGTTGTTACGTAAATACGAGAAAATGAGGCAATTCAATCAATGCGATACTTCTGTCTTATTCCATCTGCAAGATGTGAAATATAAAATGGTTAGGCAAACGACTGATTTCTTTAAAAAATATGAAGAAGAATTGTGA